A section of the Chryseobacterium scophthalmum genome encodes:
- the rpoN gene encoding RNA polymerase factor sigma-54 codes for MLKQHLQLKLGQKLAPQQIQLMKLIQLHTLEFEEELERELEENPALEVAKEESKEDEYSTLDESYESEGTESIETDFDVNEYLYDDEPSYKTASSNYSADDEDFDNESLLTEGQSLYDYLMEQINLVNINDEDLKIAEYIIGNLDTDGYLRREIKAIVDDLAFSQGIYTTKEKVEDILENYIQKLDPSGVGARGLQECLLLQIEKKISSDKAVSLAANILRYQFDALTNKHYNKIIQKYDIEEEDLKDALEEISKLSPKVGGNFDTQTITINQEIIPDFVIQVKDGQVIPMLNSKNAPTLRVSEEYKDILTTYSHDKKSSEHKQAALFIKQKLDAAKWYIDAINQRQNTLLQTINAIVKFQHNYFITGDEKSLKPMILKDIADITGFDISTISRVVKSKYADTPNGILYLKDLFSDSLTNDDGEEVSTKEIKNHLQEVISKENKRKPLTDDALVVILKEQGYNIARRTIAKYREQLNIPVARLRKEL; via the coding sequence ATGCTAAAACAACATTTACAACTTAAATTAGGACAGAAACTTGCTCCTCAGCAGATTCAGCTGATGAAGTTGATTCAGCTTCATACTTTGGAGTTTGAGGAAGAACTCGAAAGGGAACTTGAAGAAAACCCTGCACTGGAAGTAGCCAAGGAAGAGTCTAAAGAAGATGAATACTCAACTTTAGATGAAAGCTATGAAAGTGAAGGTACGGAAAGTATAGAAACTGATTTCGACGTCAACGAATATCTGTATGATGATGAACCAAGCTATAAAACGGCTTCAAGTAATTATTCTGCCGATGATGAAGATTTTGATAATGAAAGCCTCCTTACTGAAGGACAGTCATTGTATGACTATCTAATGGAGCAAATAAACCTTGTCAACATCAATGATGAAGATCTGAAAATTGCTGAATACATTATTGGTAATTTAGACACTGATGGCTATTTGAGAAGAGAGATAAAGGCGATTGTTGATGATTTGGCTTTTTCACAAGGGATTTATACGACCAAAGAGAAAGTTGAAGATATACTTGAAAACTATATTCAGAAGCTAGATCCATCGGGTGTTGGAGCAAGAGGTTTGCAGGAATGTCTTTTACTTCAGATTGAGAAAAAAATCAGTTCTGATAAAGCGGTTTCTTTGGCTGCCAATATTTTGAGATATCAATTTGATGCGCTTACCAATAAGCATTACAATAAGATTATTCAGAAATATGATATTGAGGAAGAAGATTTGAAGGATGCTTTAGAGGAAATTTCAAAATTATCTCCAAAAGTAGGTGGAAACTTCGATACTCAAACCATTACAATCAATCAGGAAATTATTCCGGATTTTGTAATACAGGTGAAAGATGGACAGGTTATCCCAATGCTTAACAGCAAAAATGCACCTACTTTAAGAGTCTCTGAAGAATACAAAGATATTTTAACTACTTATTCTCACGATAAAAAATCATCTGAACATAAACAGGCTGCATTATTTATTAAGCAAAAATTAGATGCTGCAAAATGGTATATAGATGCTATTAACCAACGTCAGAATACTTTGCTTCAGACGATTAATGCTATTGTGAAGTTTCAGCACAATTATTTTATCACAGGTGATGAGAAGTCATTAAAACCGATGATTTTAAAAGATATTGCCGATATTACAGGTTTTGATATCTCAACGATTTCAAGAGTAGTTAAAAGTAAATATGCAGATACGCCAAACGGAATTCTTTACCTTAAAGATTTGTTTTCTGACAGCTTAACCAATGACGATGGTGAAGAAGTTTCTACAAAAGAAATTAAAAATCATCTTCAGGAAGTAATCAGCAAAGAAAATAAGAGAAAGCCTTTAACGGATGATGCCTTAGTGGTAATTCTTAAAGAGCAAGGGTATAATATTGCAAGAAGAACAATTGCTAAGTACCGTGAACAGCTCAATATTCCGGTTGCAAGACTTAGAAAAGAACTTTAA
- a CDS encoding DUF1573 domain-containing protein encodes MKNLLAGIALFGTFALASAQTITFDKTTYEYGQIKPNSDGTRFFTVTNTGDKPLIISNVKPACGCTTPEFSQAPIAPGKSAKIKVGYNTASVSPFNKMIEVFSNDPVNSRSVIYIKGEVTPNAPEPKPLTAAEQKAAAKAEKKAAKMAAKK; translated from the coding sequence ATGAAAAACTTATTAGCAGGAATTGCATTATTCGGAACATTTGCATTAGCATCTGCACAAACAATTACATTCGACAAAACTACTTATGAATATGGTCAAATTAAACCAAATTCTGACGGTACAAGATTCTTTACTGTAACCAATACAGGAGATAAGCCTCTTATTATTTCTAATGTAAAACCAGCTTGTGGATGTACTACACCAGAATTTAGCCAAGCTCCTATTGCACCTGGAAAATCAGCAAAAATTAAAGTTGGATACAACACTGCAAGTGTTTCTCCATTCAACAAAATGATTGAAGTATTTTCTAATGACCCTGTAAATAGCAGAAGCGTAATTTACATTAAAGGTGAAGTAACTCCTAATGCTCCTGAACCAAAACCATTAACTGCTGCAGAACAAAAAGCAGCGGCTAAAGCTGAGAAAAAAGCGGCTAAAATGGCTGCAAAAAAATAA
- a CDS encoding beta-carotene 15,15'-monooxygenase has product MPEFDLDSFKKTWQEQPVKPKYDNNEILKMLNNKSRNYMKYIFWISVVEFLLFSVLGVFYLIQNNESDSFLSILEKMGVHRDSQLITKLDNIYLIVKILSLVVTGFFVFKFYQNYRKIRVEEDLKLFIIRIITFKKTVNAFILTNIGLLLILISALIGFTFYILNVQNIEINSSTFTGFIVGIIVSTILCVILIWVYYRLVYGIIINRLDKNLNQLKEIESQEN; this is encoded by the coding sequence ATGCCTGAATTTGATTTAGACAGCTTTAAGAAAACCTGGCAAGAACAGCCTGTGAAACCGAAATACGACAATAATGAGATTCTGAAAATGCTCAATAATAAATCACGCAATTACATGAAATATATTTTCTGGATTAGTGTGGTAGAGTTTTTACTTTTCAGTGTTTTGGGTGTATTTTACCTTATACAAAATAATGAATCAGATAGTTTCTTGAGTATTTTAGAGAAAATGGGAGTTCACAGAGACAGCCAACTTATTACCAAACTTGATAATATTTATTTAATTGTAAAAATCCTGAGTTTAGTAGTTACCGGATTTTTCGTATTTAAGTTTTATCAAAACTATCGTAAAATTAGAGTTGAAGAAGACCTTAAGCTTTTTATTATCAGAATAATTACCTTTAAGAAAACAGTGAATGCTTTTATTTTAACGAATATCGGATTATTATTAATCCTAATAAGTGCATTAATCGGCTTTACTTTTTATATTTTAAATGTTCAAAACATAGAAATTAACAGTTCGACTTTTACCGGATTTATTGTTGGAATTATAGTAAGTACAATATTGTGCGTTATTCTGATTTGGGTATACTACAGATTGGTTTATGGAATTATTATAAACAGACTCGATAAAAATTTAAATCAATTAAAAGAAATAGAATCTCAGGAAAATTAA
- a CDS encoding DUF4241 domain-containing protein encodes MTHLENIQKLFSKDFVESPLLESFEVGKIYLSTGKLVACDPLITNDMQPFSTEFPKGDFQVLIHKERESNCVAYAEIVFSDAKISSWKLATTKEQNIKDLAEGEVFGYPVESGMGCFMDVQTQEQLNLHEQKLFQRKGDDFMGIYEEFFHEHFFDENGAIDQFAFLKPTEENPGNIFAFETGYGEGFYASYIALDKENKPVKSITEFIEILVS; translated from the coding sequence ATGACACATCTAGAAAACATACAGAAACTTTTCTCAAAAGACTTCGTAGAAAGTCCGTTATTGGAAAGTTTTGAAGTTGGAAAAATATACCTTTCCACCGGAAAATTGGTTGCTTGTGATCCTTTGATTACGAATGATATGCAGCCTTTTTCTACTGAGTTTCCAAAAGGAGATTTTCAGGTTTTAATTCATAAAGAAAGAGAAAGTAACTGTGTTGCTTATGCAGAAATTGTATTTAGTGATGCAAAAATTTCATCATGGAAACTTGCAACCACCAAAGAACAAAATATAAAAGATTTAGCGGAAGGTGAAGTTTTTGGTTATCCTGTAGAAAGCGGAATGGGCTGTTTTATGGATGTACAAACTCAGGAACAGCTTAATCTTCATGAGCAGAAACTTTTCCAGAGAAAAGGGGATGATTTTATGGGAATTTACGAAGAGTTTTTCCATGAGCATTTCTTTGATGAAAACGGTGCTATCGATCAGTTTGCATTTTTAAAACCTACTGAAGAAAATCCGGGAAATATTTTCGCTTTTGAAACCGGTTATGGTGAAGGCTTTTATGCAAGTTATATAGCTCTCGATAAAGAAAATAAACCGGTAAAAAGTATTACTGAATTTATTGAGATATTAGTTAGCTAA
- a CDS encoding ribokinase produces the protein MNFSSEHPKIVVVGSCSLDLILYTDKIPSRNETVMARHSENYFGGKGANQAVGTARLGAAVHFVGCVGIDPLGQQIMRNLVNENVNVGFVYETDQESTGIAYVTSCNGDFSVVVDSAANKNVKVKQIDDAERYIHSSSLVLLQLEIPMEVIEYTVKKAKSLGKMVGLYASPGTRLNEQILDDVDFIIARSNELSIIFGEDKREEILKKYFNKLFVRDETNSTIYYDGAEMKYFRNENESMVYKMGMGDAFTSGFAVALCHKNTIEDCVKFGNLVSSKVSLGKGAQMALPYLKDLL, from the coding sequence ATGAACTTTTCATCAGAGCATCCAAAGATTGTCGTTGTTGGCAGTTGTTCGCTAGATTTGATATTGTATACTGATAAAATCCCGTCTCGTAATGAAACGGTGATGGCTCGTCATTCTGAAAATTATTTTGGTGGAAAAGGAGCCAATCAGGCAGTTGGTACCGCAAGATTGGGTGCCGCTGTTCATTTTGTTGGCTGTGTAGGGATTGATCCTTTAGGTCAACAAATCATGCGAAATCTTGTTAACGAAAACGTAAATGTAGGTTTTGTTTATGAAACAGATCAGGAATCTACAGGCATTGCTTATGTAACGAGCTGTAACGGGGACTTTTCTGTTGTGGTAGATTCTGCGGCCAATAAAAACGTGAAGGTAAAGCAAATTGATGATGCTGAAAGATATATTCATTCATCATCTCTCGTTCTTTTGCAGCTGGAAATTCCAATGGAAGTTATTGAATATACCGTAAAAAAAGCAAAAAGCCTTGGCAAAATGGTAGGTTTATATGCATCTCCAGGAACGAGATTAAATGAACAAATATTAGATGATGTTGATTTTATCATAGCCCGAAGCAATGAGCTTTCTATCATTTTTGGAGAAGACAAAAGAGAAGAAATTCTTAAAAAATATTTTAATAAACTTTTCGTAAGAGACGAAACCAATTCCACGATTTATTATGATGGAGCCGAAATGAAATATTTCCGCAACGAAAATGAAAGCATGGTCTACAAAATGGGGATGGGAGATGCTTTTACCTCTGGTTTTGCAGTCGCATTATGTCATAAAAATACCATTGAAGATTGTGTGAAATTCGGTAATCTGGTTTCTTCAAAAGTTTCTTTGGGAAAAGGTGCACAAATGGCGCTTCCTTACCTTAAAGATTTACTATAG
- a CDS encoding valine--tRNA ligase, with the protein MQISEKYNPQETEQKWYNYWLENKYFHSEPNEKPPYTIVIPPPNVTGILHMGHMLNNTIQDVLVRRARMQGFNACWVPGTDHASIATEAKVVAKLKSEGINKSDITREEFLKHAWEWTDKYGGTILEQLKKLGCSCDWDRTRFTMEESLSKQVIKSFVDLYNKGLIYRGYRMVNWDPEAKTNISDEEVIFKEQNGKLYFLKYKIEGTEEFLSVATTRPETIFGDTAICINPNDERYAHLKGKNVIVPIVNRVIPIIEDEYVDIEFGTGALKITPAHDINDYEIGQKHQLPMIDALDDDGNLNEHGLHYAGKNRFDVRKQIAKELEENDLLLKAEDYVNKVGTSERTGAVIEPKVSVQWFLKMSEIGKPALDVVMDDEVKFYPEKFKNTYKHWMENIRDWNISRQLWWGQQIPAFYYGEGENDFVVAETIEDALALAKEKTRNPELETRNLRQDEDALDTWFSSWLWPMSVFDGLNNPDNKDINYYYPTSDLVTGPDIIFFWVARMIMAGLEYRKEVPFKNVYFTGIVRDKQRRKMSKSLGNSPDPLELMDKYGADGVRVGILLSSAAGNDLLFDEDLMLQGRNFMTKIWSAFRLINMWNHEDKPANATETQTIEWFENKLNKTIVEIDDQFEKFRISDALHLIYKLIWDDFCGSYLEAIKPNYGEGISKEVYNKTVSLFEELMKLVHPFMPFQSEEIWQLISERSIDEALVIAQQKKAEGFNEDIIKNFETASEIISGVRNYRQTKGISPREAAEIYTSASEFANESVIKKLANISEIHFGAKTDKPSFTFLVGSTEVSIPLSENLDLGEEKIKTEEELKYLKGFLISVDKKLSNEKFVANAKPEVVESERKKQKDAQDKIAILEEKLKTL; encoded by the coding sequence ATGCAGATTTCAGAAAAGTATAATCCACAGGAGACAGAACAGAAATGGTACAATTACTGGCTGGAAAACAAATATTTCCACTCAGAGCCCAACGAAAAGCCACCTTATACGATTGTAATTCCGCCGCCAAACGTCACAGGAATTCTTCATATGGGGCATATGTTGAATAATACCATTCAGGATGTTTTGGTCCGTCGTGCAAGAATGCAGGGCTTCAATGCTTGTTGGGTTCCGGGAACAGATCACGCTTCAATTGCTACTGAAGCGAAGGTTGTTGCTAAACTGAAGTCTGAAGGAATCAATAAATCTGATATTACCAGAGAAGAATTTTTGAAACATGCTTGGGAATGGACCGACAAATACGGTGGAACAATTCTTGAGCAGCTGAAGAAGCTTGGTTGTTCTTGCGATTGGGACAGAACCCGATTCACAATGGAAGAATCTCTTTCTAAGCAGGTAATCAAATCTTTTGTTGATTTATATAATAAAGGATTGATTTATCGTGGTTACAGAATGGTCAACTGGGATCCGGAAGCGAAAACCAATATTTCTGACGAAGAAGTAATCTTTAAAGAGCAAAACGGAAAATTATATTTCCTTAAATATAAAATCGAAGGTACAGAAGAATTCCTTTCGGTGGCTACAACGCGTCCTGAAACTATTTTTGGGGATACAGCAATCTGTATCAATCCTAATGATGAGAGATATGCTCATTTGAAGGGTAAAAATGTAATTGTGCCAATTGTAAACAGAGTTATTCCAATTATTGAAGACGAATATGTTGACATCGAATTCGGAACAGGTGCTTTGAAAATTACGCCTGCTCACGACATTAATGACTACGAAATCGGACAAAAACATCAGCTACCAATGATTGATGCTTTAGACGATGACGGAAATCTGAATGAGCACGGATTACATTACGCTGGAAAAAACAGATTTGATGTAAGAAAACAAATAGCAAAAGAATTAGAAGAAAACGATCTTTTGTTGAAAGCAGAAGATTATGTAAATAAAGTAGGAACTTCAGAAAGAACAGGTGCGGTTATCGAGCCTAAAGTTTCTGTTCAGTGGTTCTTAAAAATGTCTGAAATTGGAAAGCCAGCTTTAGATGTTGTAATGGATGATGAAGTAAAATTCTATCCTGAGAAATTTAAAAATACCTACAAACACTGGATGGAAAACATCCGTGATTGGAATATTTCTCGCCAGCTTTGGTGGGGACAGCAAATTCCTGCCTTCTATTATGGTGAAGGAGAAAATGATTTCGTAGTTGCCGAGACAATCGAAGACGCTTTGGCTTTAGCCAAAGAAAAAACTCGAAACCCAGAACTCGAAACTCGAAACTTGAGACAAGACGAAGACGCTCTTGACACATGGTTCTCATCTTGGTTGTGGCCAATGTCTGTTTTTGACGGTTTGAATAATCCTGATAATAAAGACATCAATTATTATTACCCGACTTCAGATTTGGTAACAGGTCCGGATATTATTTTCTTCTGGGTTGCCAGAATGATTATGGCAGGATTGGAATACAGAAAAGAAGTTCCTTTCAAAAATGTTTATTTTACAGGGATTGTAAGAGATAAGCAGAGAAGAAAAATGTCAAAATCTTTAGGAAATTCACCAGATCCTTTAGAATTGATGGATAAATATGGTGCAGATGGCGTTCGTGTTGGAATTTTGTTAAGCTCTGCGGCTGGAAATGATCTTCTTTTTGATGAAGATTTAATGCTTCAGGGAAGAAATTTCATGACAAAAATCTGGAGTGCATTCCGTTTGATCAACATGTGGAACCATGAAGATAAGCCTGCAAATGCAACAGAAACTCAAACGATCGAATGGTTTGAAAATAAATTAAATAAAACGATTGTTGAAATTGACGATCAGTTTGAAAAGTTCAGAATTTCTGATGCTTTACATTTAATTTACAAATTAATTTGGGATGATTTCTGTGGTTCTTATTTAGAAGCAATTAAACCAAATTATGGCGAAGGAATTTCTAAAGAAGTTTATAATAAAACAGTTTCTCTTTTTGAAGAATTGATGAAATTAGTTCATCCGTTCATGCCTTTCCAGTCAGAGGAAATCTGGCAATTGATTTCGGAAAGAAGCATCGATGAAGCTTTGGTTATTGCTCAACAGAAAAAAGCAGAAGGATTTAATGAAGATATTATTAAAAACTTCGAAACAGCATCAGAAATTATTTCAGGAGTTAGAAATTATCGTCAGACAAAAGGAATTTCCCCAAGAGAAGCCGCTGAAATTTATACCAGCGCTTCAGAATTTGCAAACGAATCGGTTATTAAAAAATTAGCCAATATTTCTGAAATTCATTTCGGAGCCAAAACAGATAAGCCAAGTTTCACGTTCCTTGTTGGCTCTACGGAAGTTTCAATTCCATTAAGTGAAAACTTAGATTTAGGAGAAGAAAAAATCAAGACAGAAGAAGAATTAAAATATTTAAAAGGATTCTTGATTTCTGTTGATAAGAAGCTTTCCAACGAAAAATTTGTTGCCAACGCAAAACCTGAAGTAGTAGAAAGTGAGCGCAAGAAACAAAAAGATGCGCAAGATAAAATTGCAATTTTAGAAGAAAAGCTAAAAACATTGTAG
- a CDS encoding RNA polymerase sigma factor, with amino-acid sequence MISKEKEFAQLVKDNQGLIIKVSRLYTNSLEDEEDLFQEIVLQLWRSYDSFKGNSKISTWMYRVALNTAITLFRKKSKSLQTNELDINHRDFVEDDDDKQQQISLLYTVIKTLPNVERAIVMMYLDDLPYKDIAENLGITEVNARVKMNRLKKILKEKMEKHA; translated from the coding sequence TTGATTTCTAAAGAGAAAGAGTTTGCACAGCTTGTAAAAGATAATCAGGGATTGATTATTAAAGTATCGCGTCTGTACACCAATTCGCTGGAAGATGAGGAAGATCTTTTCCAGGAAATTGTTTTACAGCTTTGGCGGAGCTATGATTCTTTTAAAGGAAATTCAAAAATTTCTACCTGGATGTATCGTGTTGCACTCAACACAGCCATCACTCTTTTCAGAAAAAAAAGTAAAAGTTTACAGACTAATGAGCTAGACATCAATCACAGAGATTTCGTTGAAGATGATGATGACAAACAGCAGCAAATTTCACTTCTTTACACCGTAATAAAAACCCTTCCAAATGTAGAAAGGGCAATTGTAATGATGTATCTCGACGACTTGCCTTATAAGGATATAGCCGAAAACTTGGGTATTACGGAAGTAAATGCACGTGTGAAAATGAACAGATTAAAGAAAATCCTTAAAGAAAAAATGGAAAAACATGCCTGA
- a CDS encoding polyphosphate kinase 2 family protein: MDNNFSDDFLIKGKFSIKKSSTEYKGKLTKEEGVQLLIQEKEKLRELQEKLYADGSKSLLVVLQAMDAAGKDSLIEHVFGGVNPQGCNVTSFKTPSSREYSHDFLWRHYLALPQKGMIGIFNRSHYESVLVCKVHPEYNLSEKTWDSVKDFDKKFWENRYESIRNFEKHLAQNGTTIIKIFLNVSKDEQKKRLLDRINEQEKNWKFSAADLPERALFDQYMECYETAINETSKDEAPWYVIPADNKWFARLSALQIIIDTLEKMDLKFPELSKEDKADLDDAKKQLESE, from the coding sequence ATGGATAATAATTTCTCAGACGACTTTTTAATTAAAGGAAAATTTTCAATAAAAAAATCTTCAACAGAATATAAAGGAAAACTCACTAAAGAAGAAGGTGTACAATTATTAATTCAGGAAAAAGAAAAACTTAGAGAGCTTCAGGAAAAACTTTATGCTGACGGAAGTAAATCATTGTTAGTAGTTTTACAGGCGATGGATGCAGCAGGAAAAGACAGTTTAATAGAGCATGTTTTTGGAGGTGTAAATCCTCAAGGTTGCAATGTTACAAGTTTTAAAACTCCAAGTTCTAGAGAATACTCACATGATTTTCTTTGGAGGCATTATCTAGCTTTACCTCAGAAAGGGATGATTGGTATTTTTAACCGCTCACATTACGAAAGTGTTTTGGTCTGTAAAGTACATCCTGAATATAATTTAAGCGAAAAAACCTGGGATTCTGTAAAGGATTTTGATAAAAAATTCTGGGAAAACAGATATGAAAGCATCAGAAATTTTGAAAAACATCTCGCTCAAAATGGAACGACAATTATTAAAATTTTCTTGAATGTTTCTAAGGATGAACAAAAGAAAAGACTTTTAGACCGTATCAACGAACAGGAAAAAAACTGGAAATTCTCGGCTGCAGACTTACCCGAAAGAGCTTTGTTTGACCAGTATATGGAATGCTACGAAACTGCCATTAATGAAACTTCAAAAGATGAAGCACCTTGGTATGTAATTCCGGCGGACAATAAATGGTTTGCAAGACTTTCGGCTTTGCAAATTATTATTGATACTTTAGAAAAAATGGATTTGAAATTCCCTGAGCTTTCAAAAGAGGATAAAGCAGATTTGGATGATGCTAAAAAACAATTAGAAAGTGAATAA
- a CDS encoding AMP-binding protein: MSLSYVHGASHVPLLGETIGKNLRNTVEKFPDQDALICVHQNYRATYQEFYNQTTQVAKALISLGVKSGDRVGIWAANRYEWVLLQYATARIGVILVNINPAYRTSELIFVINQSEMSHIFSSLTFKSSNYKKMIADAREFCTTLKSETFFDETWENFLNNSKDISDETLEDFENKVEFDDPVNIQYTSGTTGFPKGVTLSHHNILNNGYFIGIRLKYTEKDRVCIPVPFYHCFGMVIGNLCCTSHGACMVIPNDSFDPEITLKAVSDEKCTSLYGVPTMFIAELAVKDFDKYDFSNLRTGVMAGSVCPPEIMKKVENLMNIKEMSICYGMTETSPVSTQTLIGTPLEKQVSTVGIVQNHLEIKIVGENGKVLNRGEHGELCTRGYSVMLKYWNDPENTKKVIDDGRWMHTGDLAVMDNEGYITISGRIKDLIIRGGENISPKEIEDFLYVYPNILDVQIIGVPSEKFGEEVMAWVKIRSGFTVTEEELNEYCKGRIAHYKIPKYWKFVDEFPMTISGKIRKVEMREISMKELGLEK; the protein is encoded by the coding sequence ATGTCTTTATCTTATGTTCACGGAGCTTCCCATGTACCATTGTTGGGAGAAACCATTGGCAAAAATCTTAGAAATACTGTTGAAAAATTTCCGGACCAGGATGCCTTGATTTGTGTACATCAAAATTATCGGGCTACTTATCAAGAATTTTATAATCAAACCACTCAGGTTGCCAAAGCCTTAATCAGTCTAGGAGTAAAATCTGGTGACAGAGTCGGTATTTGGGCTGCAAACCGCTACGAATGGGTTTTACTTCAATATGCAACGGCAAGAATTGGTGTTATTTTAGTCAACATTAATCCTGCTTACAGAACGAGCGAATTGATTTTTGTTATCAATCAGTCGGAAATGTCTCATATTTTTTCGTCACTGACTTTTAAATCAAGTAATTATAAAAAAATGATTGCTGATGCAAGAGAGTTTTGTACCACTTTAAAATCAGAAACATTTTTCGATGAAACCTGGGAAAATTTCCTCAATAATTCAAAAGATATTTCAGACGAAACGCTTGAAGATTTTGAAAATAAAGTTGAATTTGATGATCCTGTAAACATTCAGTATACATCAGGAACTACAGGTTTCCCAAAAGGAGTTACGCTTTCCCATCATAATATTCTGAACAACGGTTATTTTATCGGAATCCGTTTAAAATACACAGAAAAAGACAGAGTCTGCATTCCCGTTCCTTTTTATCATTGCTTTGGAATGGTTATCGGAAATCTTTGCTGCACTTCTCATGGCGCTTGTATGGTGATTCCAAATGATAGTTTTGATCCAGAAATTACACTAAAAGCAGTCTCAGATGAAAAATGTACTTCTTTGTATGGAGTTCCTACAATGTTTATTGCTGAATTGGCTGTGAAAGATTTTGATAAGTACGACTTTTCAAATTTAAGAACTGGTGTGATGGCTGGTTCTGTTTGTCCGCCAGAGATTATGAAAAAGGTCGAAAATCTAATGAACATTAAGGAAATGAGTATTTGCTACGGAATGACCGAAACATCGCCTGTTTCTACGCAAACTTTAATTGGAACTCCTTTAGAAAAGCAAGTAAGTACAGTTGGAATCGTTCAGAATCATTTAGAAATAAAAATTGTCGGCGAAAATGGTAAAGTTTTAAACCGCGGTGAACATGGAGAACTCTGTACAAGAGGCTATTCTGTAATGTTGAAATACTGGAACGACCCAGAAAATACAAAAAAAGTAATCGACGACGGAAGATGGATGCACACCGGAGATTTGGCTGTAATGGACAATGAAGGTTACATCACAATTTCCGGAAGAATAAAAGACTTAATCATCCGTGGCGGGGAAAATATTTCGCCAAAAGAAATTGAAGATTTCCTGTATGTTTATCCTAATATTTTAGATGTTCAGATTATCGGAGTTCCGAGTGAAAAGTTTGGAGAAGAAGTAATGGCTTGGGTAAAAATCCGTTCAGGATTTACGGTAACAGAAGAAGAATTAAATGAATACTGCAAAGGCAGAATTGCACATTATAAGATCCCAAAATATTGGAAATTTGTAGATGAATTCCCAATGACTATTTCAGGAAAAATTAGAAAAGTAGAAATGAGAGAAATTTCTATGAAAGAATTAGGTTTAGAAAAATAA